The nucleotide sequence GTAGAAAGTATCACAGAAGAATTTTTATCCATTTTCCTACCTAAAATGGATAAAATTGCTGCTTATACTCAAAAAAACTCATTACGTTCTAAAATTTTTCTTGTAATTAAAATTCAAGAACAGCAAACACCATCTATTTATTTAAATACTAATTTCATCAAGTTTTTAGAACGAATAAAAGCTGAAGTTGATTGTGATTTATTTTATTCATATTAAAGCCATTATTCATCCCAACAGGGCTGGCATAGAA is from Rhodothermia bacterium and encodes:
- a CDS encoding DUF4279 domain-containing protein, with amino-acid sequence MKHTEIKLIFSVFGDFFDPHELTEYLQVKPSSIHTKGNPIHGRNNLFYQESAWDFTVLSRSSLDVESITEEFLSIFLPKMDKIAAYTQKNSLRSKIFLVIKIQEQQTPSIYLNTNFIKFLERIKAEVDCDLFYSY